The proteins below are encoded in one region of Manis javanica isolate MJ-LG chromosome 8, MJ_LKY, whole genome shotgun sequence:
- the CALML4 gene encoding calmodulin-like protein 4 isoform X6 translates to MAKFLSQDQINDRNGELDFSTFLTIMHMQIKQEDPKKEILLAMLMADKEKKGYIMASELRSKLMKLGEKLTQQEVDDLFKEANIEPNGQVKYEEFIHKITIPVQDY, encoded by the exons ATG GCCAAGTTTCTTTCCCAGGACCAAATTAATG ACAGAAATGGGGAGCTGGATTTCTCCACTTTCCTGACCATTATGCACATGCAAATAAAACAAGAGGACCCAAAGAAGGAAATTCTTTTGGCCATGTTGATGGCTGACAAGGAGAAGAAAGGCTACATCATGGCATCTGAGCTGCGGTCCAAACTCATGAAATTGGGGGAGAAGCTCACCCAGCAGGAAG TGGATGATCTTTTCAAGGAAGCAAATATTGAACCAAATGGCCAAGTGAAGTATGAAGAATTTATCCACAAGATCACCATTCCTGTGCAGGACTACTGA
- the CALML4 gene encoding calmodulin-like protein 4 isoform X2 — protein sequence MAKFLSQDQINEYKECFSLYDKQQRGKIKATDLLVLMRCLGASPTPGEAQQHLRTHGIDRNGELDFSTFLTIMHMQIKQEDPKKEILLAMLMADKEKKGYIMASELRSKLMKLGEKLTQQEVDDLFKEANIEPNGQVKYEEFIHKITIPVQDY from the exons ATG GCCAAGTTTCTTTCCCAGGACCAAATTAATG AGTACAAGGAGTGTTTCTCCCTGTATGACAAGCAGCAGCGGGGCAAGATCAAAGCCACTGACCTCTTGGTGCTGATGAGATGCCTGGGGGCCAGCCCCACGCCGGGGGAGGCACAGCAGCACCTGAGGACTCACGGCATAG ACAGAAATGGGGAGCTGGATTTCTCCACTTTCCTGACCATTATGCACATGCAAATAAAACAAGAGGACCCAAAGAAGGAAATTCTTTTGGCCATGTTGATGGCTGACAAGGAGAAGAAAGGCTACATCATGGCATCTGAGCTGCGGTCCAAACTCATGAAATTGGGGGAGAAGCTCACCCAGCAGGAAG TGGATGATCTTTTCAAGGAAGCAAATATTGAACCAAATGGCCAAGTGAAGTATGAAGAATTTATCCACAAGATCACCATTCCTGTGCAGGACTACTGA
- the CALML4 gene encoding calmodulin-like protein 4 isoform X5: protein MQRGKIKATDLLVLMRCLGASPTPGEAQQHLRTHGIDRNGELDFSTFLTIMHMQIKQEDPKKEILLAMLMADKEKKGYIMASELRSKLMKLGEKLTQQEVDDLFKEANIEPNGQVKYEEFIHKITIPVQDY, encoded by the exons ATG CAGCGGGGCAAGATCAAAGCCACTGACCTCTTGGTGCTGATGAGATGCCTGGGGGCCAGCCCCACGCCGGGGGAGGCACAGCAGCACCTGAGGACTCACGGCATAG ACAGAAATGGGGAGCTGGATTTCTCCACTTTCCTGACCATTATGCACATGCAAATAAAACAAGAGGACCCAAAGAAGGAAATTCTTTTGGCCATGTTGATGGCTGACAAGGAGAAGAAAGGCTACATCATGGCATCTGAGCTGCGGTCCAAACTCATGAAATTGGGGGAGAAGCTCACCCAGCAGGAAG TGGATGATCTTTTCAAGGAAGCAAATATTGAACCAAATGGCCAAGTGAAGTATGAAGAATTTATCCACAAGATCACCATTCCTGTGCAGGACTACTGA
- the CALML4 gene encoding calmodulin-like protein 4 isoform X3, with the protein MAAEDLLLGPPPCLADFRLRAGKKGHQGGGSGSSGRPCHDRNGELDFSTFLTIMHMQIKQEDPKKEILLAMLMADKEKKGYIMASELRSKLMKLGEKLTQQEVDDLFKEANIEPNGQVKYEEFIHKITIPVQDY; encoded by the exons ATGGCAGCCGAGGATTTATTACTGGGGCCTCCACCCTGCTTGGCAGACTTTCGACTTAGAGCTGGGAAGAAGGGGCACCAAGGAGGCGGTTCTGGGAGCAGCGGGAGGCCCTGCCATG ACAGAAATGGGGAGCTGGATTTCTCCACTTTCCTGACCATTATGCACATGCAAATAAAACAAGAGGACCCAAAGAAGGAAATTCTTTTGGCCATGTTGATGGCTGACAAGGAGAAGAAAGGCTACATCATGGCATCTGAGCTGCGGTCCAAACTCATGAAATTGGGGGAGAAGCTCACCCAGCAGGAAG TGGATGATCTTTTCAAGGAAGCAAATATTGAACCAAATGGCCAAGTGAAGTATGAAGAATTTATCCACAAGATCACCATTCCTGTGCAGGACTACTGA
- the CALML4 gene encoding calmodulin-like protein 4 isoform X1 produces the protein MAAEDLLLGPPPCLADFRLRAGKKGHQGGGSGSSGRPCHEYKECFSLYDKQQRGKIKATDLLVLMRCLGASPTPGEAQQHLRTHGIDRNGELDFSTFLTIMHMQIKQEDPKKEILLAMLMADKEKKGYIMASELRSKLMKLGEKLTQQEVDDLFKEANIEPNGQVKYEEFIHKITIPVQDY, from the exons ATGGCAGCCGAGGATTTATTACTGGGGCCTCCACCCTGCTTGGCAGACTTTCGACTTAGAGCTGGGAAGAAGGGGCACCAAGGAGGCGGTTCTGGGAGCAGCGGGAGGCCCTGCCATG AGTACAAGGAGTGTTTCTCCCTGTATGACAAGCAGCAGCGGGGCAAGATCAAAGCCACTGACCTCTTGGTGCTGATGAGATGCCTGGGGGCCAGCCCCACGCCGGGGGAGGCACAGCAGCACCTGAGGACTCACGGCATAG ACAGAAATGGGGAGCTGGATTTCTCCACTTTCCTGACCATTATGCACATGCAAATAAAACAAGAGGACCCAAAGAAGGAAATTCTTTTGGCCATGTTGATGGCTGACAAGGAGAAGAAAGGCTACATCATGGCATCTGAGCTGCGGTCCAAACTCATGAAATTGGGGGAGAAGCTCACCCAGCAGGAAG TGGATGATCTTTTCAAGGAAGCAAATATTGAACCAAATGGCCAAGTGAAGTATGAAGAATTTATCCACAAGATCACCATTCCTGTGCAGGACTACTGA